Genomic DNA from Excalfactoria chinensis isolate bCotChi1 chromosome 22, bCotChi1.hap2, whole genome shotgun sequence:
TGGCCAGAAGAAAGACAGGCAGGAGCAAGGAGCCCAcatccagccccagctgcaAGAACTGCTAACCCACACTGCTAAGGAAGGGCTCCACGGCTCCCAGGATCTCAGCACAGCCATCTCTGCTCAGAGTCACACACTGAGCACACACAGGGCGAACAGCAGGAACACACAGAACAATCCGGCTTCcattttttacttcctttttcctcctgttaCTTCATTCCAGAAGCAAACTTACCTGGGgattattcatttcatttctgctagAAAACAAGATCTCCAGTAGAACTCCTGCTAACCTATAGCAGACAGTGAGCAAGCAATTTCAAACAGTGGTGCAGGTGGGAACTGCTGTATTCTGGCAAATAATGCTGGAAATCAACATATCTCGAGCAACATTCCTGAAACCAACCAGTCATTTCAACAAGCACAACGTAACAAGCCTTCGGCCTATGGCTTTAAAGTAGGATCAAcccagaaatgcttttttatttaacaaGACCTATATTCTGTTTCACGGATCTGACTATTACAGCAGTGGAATTATTACAAGGGATTCGTAACATTGAGTTCcaaataaaagtagaaaagcacagaaacgATACTGGAAAGTGAAATGGGATTCGATGTGTTGTAAATGTGTTTTCAGAGCAcgggggagaaaaaaaaagaagactatAAAAATACATCAGGATAAAGAATTTCGCTGACAGGTTTTGCTTCAGTTACAGTTTTGACACCACTTGGAAAGCACAGGAGATTGAAAAGTGATAATTAGAAAGGTGATAAATCCAACGGTAtataaaaggcaaaaatgaaagcaaaaatggaAGGAGGAGTGTGTATGTGTTGTGGGGAGGTCTGGTTGATGGAAAACCTCCAGTCCTTTGGCCACTAGAAAGCAAAGTCAGTGGATTTCATATAAATTCTCTGTAGAAAGGAATGTCTGTGAACTGTGTACAGTATGGCCCAGAATAAACGTCTCATTATCAGGCTATTAGAGCTcctcacagaggaaaataaggTGCTTACGTCATGGTTTCATCTTCCCAATAGAATACTGTCCGGAATTGGACTTGTGCCCCAAAATACCATTTCAGGAATGACACAAATTCCTttaatggaaaggaaatgcagtAACCTGCCGATGTTGTGGGCGCAGGGTGCTGGGCAATGGCCTCACTATTGCACACTTGCTTTAGCTTTAAAGTTTGAGTGGTTGACTGGCAGGGGGTGAGCCTCCGTGTTGAACACCCAGTCGTCCAGAGACAGCACGTCGTCTTCACAGAACAGAAGGTAGAGGTACCTGCAGCCATCGGGGCAAGAGGGAAGGAGATGGACACAAGGGGAGATTAAAAGAAGCTCAGGTGGGACTCCAAGCATGCACAAGAGAGTCAGACTGTGATGGGGCTGCTGCTAGCCTCAGCTCTCACAACCCATGGTGACAGGTTTCCCGACAGCCTGCTCCACTCTCTTGCTGAAAGCTGCCATCCCTGGATGAAGCACAGCAAAGTGGTGCGAGCTCCTGTGCTCAGCCACCCCACAAACGCTACCTCAAGCCACTAccagaggcagctctgcagcaaggGACAGCAAATCCACACCACAGTCAAACCTTTGTGTGGGGCATTAACCTGACAGAGGGGACAGCTGACACTTAAACCACCAGAGCTTCCCACTCGTTTAGAATAGCTTTGGTTGGCAGGAAGAGTCATCCTTTAAACCCAGCACATAAGAAGAGTCCTGCAGGCTGCCTCTAACAGCAATAGTTCTACAGAGGATGTTACTAAATGCTTTGCCACACCCATATCCTTGGCCCAAATTTCCCCACAGAAAATTAGAAAGCTTTCCTTAATAGAGATTTATGCAGGCAAAACTGTTGATCTTGCAAGAATTTTGTGCTATTCTGACATGACCTTTGTGATACCAGACTTACTTCAGAGtctctgcaaggaaaaaacTCTGTTGCATGTTGTCATGGGTTGGGACCGTGGTGTAAACATCTCGGATGCCAGAAAAACCAGCCTCTACTCTGCAGTGTTTTTCCAGAGcctgagaaaggagaagaaatctCAGTAACACACGACAGGACGGACCGACACAGTAATTGTGGGCTGCATTGAAAGTCCACTTTACAAACCAAATCCAGAGTTCGTAGCAGTGAGAGGCAGAAGCTGAAGTTAACCGGTGGTTACTCCAGCCTCCAGGAATAAAGTTAGCTCTAATGCAACAGCAAGAGGAACATAAACTGCCTCAGCTGGGTGATAGATTGACATTGACATTACACACAGCAAAAACAGATCTCAAGTGGCAACTCCAGCTGCTTGCAGAGCCTCTTTTCCAGCGTACCGATGAATGATGGTTctgccactgaaatgcagcCCTTGCTACgatgcagggcagcagccaaACAATACGAGCTAGGAAGAGGTGAGGGACTTTCTGGCTGGGATGTTGTAGGGGGAAGAAGACAATAAGACAAAGGGCAAAGCCAGGCTTGCTCATTTTCCCTGGTGAACTCGAAACCAATGGTTCAGAGCACTCCAGATACAAGGCTGACTCCTCTTTGCAGAAAGCTGTCACATCAACATCAGGTTTTGCAGGCTGCAGCACTCTCTTCTCCATGAACTTTGGCTCTATTGACTGATTTCAGTAGAGCCCaaaaaggtgaagaaaacaTTCGCTACAACCAGCAAAGAAGCGGCACAGAATGGAgctattttgtttccttctgcccCACTGCAAACGCTTCTCAATCCCTCCCGCTTTAAGTAATTCCTGCTCTTTTTCCTAACTCAAAGGAGAGATTCTTGTTAGAATCCAGCAGCCTGCATGAGAGCTTTCCAGCCATACCTTCACgacctcccagccccactgcctgtACTTGACATCGTGTGTCAGCCTCCACATGTACACGTAGCTTTCCACCACTTCTGGGCGCAGGATGTAGTAGCGCTCGCTGAGTCTGGTTGCCATGGCTTCAGTTCCAGCATCAAAACGAAAGGCTTCAGGGCCAAGTTTGGTATCTAAACAAAATCACACACGGTAATAATCAGTTTGAGCAAGCAAGTAAACAGACTGTCCAGGTGCTTTTATGCTGCTCAGGATGCAGACATTTGACTCAAGCTTGCATGAGGTCAGAAGAGAAGATCAGTCCTGCCTGTGTGCACGTGTCAGAGTTGCTGCTCATCCTGTGGTGTGTCTGGTTATCATTTAAGCTGAGGATGAAACATTTCTGAGGGTGAAtacaactgacaaaaaaaaaacaaagacctGGACCAGATCTGAGTGTGAAGAGAGCAGAGTTCATCACTGCAAGCAAGCTCAGGGCCCAGGTGAGAGCATACAGAGAGGCTGACCATTTCCTAACGCCTCAAGGAGAAAAGTCAGACCCTGTGACTGAACCTGCCACCACTGGGGTATCGATGTGGATATCAATGTGCTGCTCCTAGACTGGGGGGTTGTTGTTTCACAGTCACCAGTAGAGCAGATTGAGCCACTTCAACTGCACTGGTGCATGGAAGCTACAAGGGGAGGTACCTGGGACCTGCAACCActtcctctgcctttccttcttGGTCTACTGACAGCCTTAAAAAAAGGACATCATGTGGATGGGCAAAGCTTAATCCATTTCACTGATATTCATGAATAAAACATGACAAGTACCTTGATATTTTTTGAGTGCCCCTTACGCAAAGCTCTCAATCTCTCACAAACATCAGCTAGCACTCAGATCGCACCTTCAAGACGTACTTCCATCACCGTGCCACATCAGGCTTCTCTTGCTGCACCTCCACATTCATCACATGGCTGCGTTTCAGgcagtcattttatttttatacgTACTTTGCACACTTTCTCTGGGCCCTCCTATCTACGTGGGGATCTAACAGTGTCTGCCGGTTGTGCTATTTGCTGAGAGCTGGTGCACAGACCCTCTGCAAACAATGAGCCTGCAGAGATGACAGCACTGTAATCAGTGTAGGCAGGCCTGCCATTGTCCTTTTTATGCTGATGGATACTCTTAAAGGTGAAAAGTGGCTGCAGGCACTCACAGCCAGGGGATTTTTAGTTTGGGagatttgctttatttctctaaGAGCTGGGGGGGGAAACACTAAAAAAATCACCTACCCTATTTGCAAATATAATTTCAGGTTAACCTAAAGCTTGTTAGGCAAGTGTGCCAGACCACAACTGCCAATACAGCCTTGCTGATTTGGTGAAACAATCTTTGCGAGCAGTGCAGACAGGATGTGTTTGACAAGGTCTTGGAAAGgtgactgctgcttttctgcctgcAGGCTCAGAAGAGCTATAGAGATGCTTTCAAAGAAAGGAGTAGAGTCCAAAGCAAGCTTATCTTGCTGAAAGCCCTGTAGGCAGAAAATTTACCCAGTCTCTCATTCATTGCCAGTCACTGCTCTCCCAAAGCACCAACTGATAAGCACACTGTGCAGGTAAAATACATCGTACTGGActtgtgaaaatgaaagacTTAACCAGTCTCTCCTTAGACAGCAGGGAAGGGAtgagtaatttcatttttccagttCCTATCAGCAGCTGCAGGTCTCCTGCTGGccttctcagctgctctgctccatacAGTGGGGCACCTTGCAGTTAACCACTGTTAATctcctgcttttgtttgcaCAGGGATGTGAAAGGACAGACTTGATCTGTAGTCTTGCTGGGAGAAGGCTACTTCTGGGACTGCTCTGGGACTGGGAGGCAGGCCTATGGTTCAGCTCTGGCTTCATCTCCCAGCTCTACCACAAGAGCACACATCTGTCTGTCCCTCCAGCTGTCTGCTATGCAAAAGACAGTTCTCTCTTCTAGATAAAAAACAAGTGGAAACTAGAAGGAGGGATGAAGTTGTTGCTGAAGCACAAAACACTCTGTTGCAACCCACTGTCACATGAAAACCGAGTCTATCAAACTGCAGACTCTTCCTTACTAATGGTTTCCAGGCAGCCCACAGGTTTACCTGAGCGTGCATAAGACTCATGACACGTGTTCGTTATTTCTGCAGCAAGATCCATGTAGTGTTGCTTCTTCTCTTCTCCCCCATGCTCGGCTCCTAGTGCTATCATGCCCCCGGAGAAGCAAGCCAAGTGGCCCATTTTGTGGTCCAAGATGCCGCCCCTCCATTCAGCGATGTAGGTCAATCCTCCCGCAGATTTTTTGACCAAGTGCTTTTCTATTGCctaaggaggagaaaagcagaatctTAGGAGACTTAGTGGGTAGGGCGAGGAGTGAATATCAGGCGAACTCAAAGACATACAACACTTCTAGCAGAAACAATCTGAGGAACAACGTCCCCCACCAAAGACACAGCGCACCACCCCGCTCCGTACCTCTAGTGCATCATCGTACATCTTTTTTGCTTCAGAGTCCTTCTTGTCTGACATCAGCCACGACTTGATGAGGTACTCATAGAAGCTGTCTCCAAGCCCTCCAATAGAGACATGGTCTGCAGTGGGAAAGCCAAAGAAGAGCTCGGGTTCAGGACGTGCAGTGTGTAGCTGTGTTAGCAAGAGCAAATAACCATGTCCTGTTtgatgcctttttctttcctcctttccagtTTTCTAGGAAGAGTTTTCAGCATCACTTctttagaaaggaagaaaggaggaatgtGCAAtccaaagaaaagctttctttccctttataaAACGTTTTACAAGTTCACTGAAGCCATCCGGATGTCATATTTTCCAAGTTACCAGTACTATAACTTAGGGATACTGCTCGTTTATGAAGCAGTCATCATAAATCCCAGTCCCATAAACAAAGTGCAATGGCAGGTATTGACAGACCTCCACCTGCACGAAGCTGCCAGGTGCTGTCTCCCTGCCTCAGGAAAATGCATGTTAGATCAGCTATAGCTGCCAGAAAGGGAATGCTGCGGGGACCTCCAGGTTCTGCCATTGGTATTCCTGTCTCATAGCGGGATAGGAAAGGCTGTTGGTGTATTAAAACAGCAGCGTCAGGTATAAAGATGTGCActgagtatttttcttctggagaacTCCGACTTTCAAGGCTACCTCATCAGATGCTTTGACCTTAGCAGAGAGGAGGACGCTAACAAACTACACGCTGACACAGGAAGGACAGCTGCAGGTTTCTGCAGGGAACTGCTGGATGGATGAATACCTTTAAACCGTAccacaggggaaaaaagcaacatcAACTCTCTGCAGCAGCCAAGAACGCCCCTTCTTAGAAGAACAAGAGAAATTACCTCCCATGGACTGAACAGTCCCTGTTAATTAACTGTGTCCACCTCTGTGCCTGCACGCTTCctcattttaaatgtaagcaGGTGCAGCAGGGTTCTGGAGTTAGCTGCTCAGATTTTTACTTCCCCTTTTACTGTCCATATCTAATGCCCCAAGGCTTGTTCTAAATGCTAAGTCCTACCAGTAGGAGAGAGCAACAGCCACACATTTTCCTGACCTTAAAAGCAAACATGACTCGCATGGTATGTCCAACGATCCATGGAACAATCCATAGCAGAACAGTGAGATTAGACACATGGatccaggagaaaaacaacaacaacaaaagagcaCAGAGTGTTTACAAACAAGGGCTGCACGCTCTGTCTCCAAAGAGATCTCTGTGATCTTAAGTGTGTCGCTCATAAAATCACCAAAGCAGGAGCTCTGGTACATAATTGCTTTCCAtatggcagcagctcagcctgtgtTTTCCTCCGAGGCACCGCGCACAAACAAACCTTTCCTTTCAGCAGGGGACTGCACCCTGATATCCTGAAGGTAACAACCACAGGTACAGCACTACCTCTTGGTTTAGAATTGCTGCCCAGCCAGGTCAAAGATTCGCCTCTTTAGAAAATCACTGCAATTCcaagaaaaacatcttcctgCAAAGAGCTTTAATgatgagagaaaatgagagTCTGGCACCTACAGGGAACATCTCTGTGGCAGACAGCAGCTGCCTCCCCACTTTGGCCCTAATCTATCTCGCATCAGCAGTGTTGTAGATGCAGAAGAGGCTGATTAGTCTTTTCTCTCACTGGAATATGGATTCAGACCACAAATGTCACATTATGAGCAACAGCCGCAGCAGTCTGTGCTGTAAGCTGCCCCATGACGTGACAGTCTAGGAGAATGAACACCCATACTCCTTTTGTGTGAGCTTCTGTACcccagaaaaaataatcagaggCTACTTTTAATAAGCTGTGAGCACTAGCAGGCAGTGGGTCCATCTGTATGTCACCAAGGAGCAGGAGTTCAGAACAACAAAGCCAAATTTGCGGACAGAAATAGAGTTAGTGGTAGAAAAGATTAATCCTGAGTATCAAGCTGAGTATTTTAGACGTCTGAATTAAAAGCGCAGCTCTTCAGTTTCCCAGAGATTCAATCAGGATGAGTTATGGCAACAGCAGGTCGAAGAGGCAGGTGCTCCTCCTCTCAGCACTAACAAATAGGAAGCATCAGGGCTGCTTCTGGGAAGGGGTCACATCAGCTGTTGGGAGTAACACAAaggaagcagcactgcaggggtGAAGGAGAAGGCTGGAAATTCGTTTTCCAGGTGGAACATCTCACAGCAGAGACGAATGTggaaggaaagctgaactgCTCAGAAAGGGGTTGGAATGAGTGGGAAGATCAATCCGTGGGACAAAGAAAGAAGCTCTGGTTTAATGAGACAGCTGCAATCATTCGAGATACTTTGTTGGGACTCTGCTCAAGCCAATCTCTGCCTCTGACAACTGCTTCCTCACAAAGAATGGACAGAACCAAAATGCACCACACAGGATGCTGAGCACAAACTGATACCTACGCTGCACCCAGTTCCCCGTCACAGGGCTGAGAAAGTTGGGATAAAGGCCCTGTGGTTTCTCCACTCTTTTCAGGACTTTGCGGATGTTGAGCACCTAGGAGAGAACAGAGACAGGAGCCGTGTTACTCCTCTGCTGAAAAAATCCAACACCAATTGGGTTTCACCATCATGGAGAGTTCTGCCATTCACCGGAGTCACCCCCTGGCTGAACACAGCCACCATGCGAGCAGAACCTGCTGATGGTGGCTCTGCAGTGAGAGACCTTCCTGCTGCACTCCACAGTGCTATCCAGCTCGGTGGGATTCTAACAGTGGTTCTAAAAGCCCTGCAAGGCCCCAGCTCTGCAAGCATGAGAAGTGCTTTCCCAGCATTGGTTCAAAACCAATCCCAAAGGGACAGGGAaggtgatttcttttttcaagacACAAATGGACAGGATGGGATGAGTGACTCACTTACGTTCACCATGTGGTCACTTCACTGGTGCCTTCAGTTCCAACAACCAACAGCCCCTTTAATATGCCAGAACAGTCTTACACTCCCAAGCCTCTCTTGGCTTCACCCCAATTAAATCCAACAAGCCTTTCCCATAAGGGATGCCATTAAACGGGAAGCGGCATAAATATTCTACTAAAGCCTACAGAGCAGCTAATATGCTCTATAAACCTTTTATAAAATCAGACAATCTGTGTGTAAAAGCTGGCTGCAGCCCGCAGTTGATGCTTCCAACTAAGTCGTCAGGCTGCATAATATTTACTGACTTTTAGTAGCATGGTGTTTGAATAAAGACGCAGATGGATTTTACTCCTGCTAAAATCACACAAGTCCCAAGCTGCAAATTAATGAGTTGATCTGTTTCTCTGAAGTCAGCTCCCACAGGATGAGCTGTTTGAGCCCCTGTCATCCTACGTTTTCTCTCTCAGAGGGGATAAAGATGAATGCCATCCAATTTCTGTAGCACAGAGCAGACATGGGCAGCTCAGGGGAGTCCAATAGGAAAGTTCTGCCCTTACAACTCCACAGGCATAAGAggcaaagaggaaaacactggGGACAGTGGCTTGGTTTGGCTCCAAATGCCACAGTTTGAACCTGGAATACAGATGCAATTTTGGCTGTCACTGTTGCATCTTCTTCCGCTTATGTTTTCAGTGCTcacctctcccttcctcccttccaaGTGATGGAAAGAGGCAGACAAAGGGGCTGGCAGCAAATGTAAATGCTCAAAGAAAACATTGGGGTTAATGCTTTACAGAGACAACTGGTGTGATGGGACCCACAAGAGCTACTGGTGACCCTTATAGGGAGCTGGTGCATAGGATGCTCTGAGCCTTGTGACCTCTGCGCACCTTGCAGGATAGAGGTTCCTCAACTCACACCCTACTCTGGAAGGTTTCTCAAACCTCTGCAAGCTTTACTGGTGTTGGGAAGAGGGGCCAGCTGCTatgctccctgctgtgggcaaaCCCAAGTGCTGCTCTACTCCAGCCCTGTCCCCATGAGGATGAAGTTACCAAGGATGGAGTTGGAAGTACTTGCCTTTTCTGCAAACACTGGGTTGCCAGAGAGCTCGGTGAGGTGCAGGAATTCTAAGTGCAAGGTACCAAATTCTGCTAAGATGCTGCTTCCGGCAGATGCCCAACCCCAACTCCAACTCATGCCActgcaaggagagaaaagggaatcTTCAATGCCAGGAAAACACAGCCAAAGCCTGAGGTCACCCCGCTGCCCCAGTGGCAAACCATGCAAACCTTCCTGTGCTCTGCACCTCTCTGAGAGCTGCACAGACACTGAAGGTGACCTCTGCCCCTGGGTCAAAACAGCCGCTGTAGGTTCTTGCTGAGGGAAGCGGGGCTGAGCTGCCTCAGAAGCAGCACggcttttattttcacttctctttgcAAGAACTGCTTGCGGTTGGTACAGATGAGGCAGCACATTTCCAGTGCCTTTGGGGGAGAAGAGTGGAGAGCATCTAAAAGCCAGGctatgaaaacagaagcacttATGTTCTTTACAAGAGGCTAAAACCAATGATCTTTCTGAGGCAAAAAAAGGTTTCTCCTCCATGTGAGCCAAGGAAAAGCATTCCGGGTCCAGAGCAGTTTGCATCACCTCCAGGCAAAAAGAGCTATAAGATAAGCAACGTGCTTCCAGCTTCAGACAGCTCGGTCACTCACTGCCACCCACCAGCCTTCCC
This window encodes:
- the MAN1C1 gene encoding mannosyl-oligosaccharide 1,2-alpha-mannosidase IC encodes the protein MVLPRKLPGMPGWPAALGLRLPQKFLFLLFLSGLLTLCFGALFLLPDSSRFKRLFLPRRATSSSSSSSSSSSSTRDTELPRSPPAAAEPRHASPAAPRRLREKLRSRNAAPAAHTAPASRPQGPDGERPAEVGTGAPRESRAPFRFDYERFRQSLRHPVRGGRPDQDPDIRARKMKIKEMMKFAWDNYKQYALGKNELRPLTKNGHIGNMFGGLRGATVVDALDTLYIMELEEEFQEAKTWVEKSFDLNVNGEASLFEVNIRYIGGLLAAYYLTGEEVFKSKALELGEKLLPAFNTPTGIPRGVINLGSGMSWSWGWASAGSSILAEFGTLHLEFLHLTELSGNPVFAEKVLNIRKVLKRVEKPQGLYPNFLSPVTGNWVQHHVSIGGLGDSFYEYLIKSWLMSDKKDSEAKKMYDDALEAIEKHLVKKSAGGLTYIAEWRGGILDHKMGHLACFSGGMIALGAEHGGEEKKQHYMDLAAEITNTCHESYARSDTKLGPEAFRFDAGTEAMATRLSERYYILRPEVVESYVYMWRLTHDVKYRQWGWEVVKALEKHCRVEAGFSGIRDVYTTVPTHDNMQQSFFLAETLKYLYLLFCEDDVLSLDDWVFNTEAHPLPVNHSNFKAKASVQ